One window of Paenibacillus sp. FSL K6-3182 genomic DNA carries:
- the galU gene encoding UTP--glucose-1-phosphate uridylyltransferase GalU produces MKKVRKAIIPAAGLGTRFLPATKAMPKEMLPIVDKPTIQYIVEEAIESGVEDIIVVTGKGKRAIEDHFDIAFELEHILEEKGKLDILEKVRKSSNVNLHYIRQKEAKGLGHAVWCARNFIGDEPFAVLLGDDIVEAEVPCTRQLIEQYEKTGRSVIGVQTVGVDQTHRYGIVDPGQRVDNLYEVNRFVEKPPQGQAPSNLAIMGRYVLTPDIFEYLGRHERGAGGEIQLTDAIQKLNVEKGVYAFDFQGIRYDVGEKLGFIMTTLDFALRNNEIKYQLMTELEELMERELSKQLLAGRSDRR; encoded by the coding sequence ATGAAAAAAGTGAGAAAAGCCATTATCCCCGCCGCAGGACTTGGAACACGGTTTTTACCGGCAACCAAAGCGATGCCAAAAGAAATGCTTCCGATCGTCGATAAACCGACCATTCAATACATTGTAGAGGAAGCCATTGAATCAGGCGTTGAGGATATCATCGTCGTAACGGGTAAAGGAAAGCGGGCGATTGAAGATCACTTCGATATCGCATTTGAGCTTGAGCATATATTAGAAGAAAAAGGCAAGCTTGATATTTTGGAAAAGGTAAGAAAATCATCAAATGTGAATCTTCACTACATAAGGCAAAAAGAAGCCAAGGGGCTTGGGCATGCGGTATGGTGCGCTCGCAACTTCATTGGGGACGAGCCGTTTGCAGTGCTTCTTGGGGATGACATTGTAGAAGCAGAAGTCCCTTGCACAAGGCAGCTTATTGAGCAATATGAGAAAACCGGCCGCTCGGTCATTGGCGTACAGACGGTTGGCGTTGATCAGACGCATCGGTACGGTATCGTTGACCCAGGGCAGCGGGTAGACAATCTTTATGAGGTTAATCGTTTTGTAGAGAAGCCGCCGCAAGGACAAGCGCCTTCCAATCTAGCCATCATGGGCCGTTATGTGCTCACTCCCGATATATTCGAATATTTAGGACGCCATGAGCGCGGAGCTGGAGGCGAAATTCAGCTTACCGATGCTATTCAAAAGCTTAACGTAGAAAAAGGCGTTTACGCCTTTGATTTCCAAGGCATTCGTTATGATGTCGGAGAGAAGCTTGGCTTCATTATGACGACGCTTGACTTTGCCTTAAGAAATAATGAAATTAAGTATCAGTTGATGACTGAGCTTGAGGAATTAATGGAACGGGAGCTTAGCAAGCAGTTATTAGCTGGAAGGAGTGATAGAAGATGA
- a CDS encoding CpsD/CapB family tyrosine-protein kinase — protein MSRLIPKWNLITELNPKSPISEGYRMLRTNIEFSTINQKLQIIMVTSSKPSEGKSTTCANMAVAFAQANKKVLLIDADLRKPSQHHIFGKSNRSGLTTALLNQLKLEDIIQFTNTDNLSIIQAGPTPPNPSELLSSEQMAELLKTARERYDVVIIDTPPIMSVTDAQIVATQSDGVVLVIDSGKVKKDVALKAKASLEHVKANLIGVVLNKINRNHSDIYSYYYGEKTEA, from the coding sequence ATGTCTCGTTTGATTCCTAAGTGGAACTTGATAACGGAGCTGAATCCCAAATCGCCCATTTCTGAAGGGTACCGGATGCTGCGGACAAACATTGAGTTCTCGACAATTAATCAAAAGCTGCAAATTATTATGGTCACCTCTTCCAAGCCAAGCGAGGGCAAAAGCACGACATGCGCCAATATGGCAGTCGCGTTTGCACAAGCAAACAAAAAGGTGCTTCTGATTGATGCGGATCTCCGCAAGCCTTCGCAGCATCATATTTTTGGGAAGTCCAACCGCAGCGGCTTAACGACGGCTTTATTGAACCAACTGAAGCTTGAGGACATCATTCAGTTTACGAATACGGACAATCTGTCCATTATCCAAGCGGGGCCAACGCCTCCCAATCCTTCTGAGCTGCTCTCGTCGGAGCAAATGGCGGAGCTGCTTAAGACAGCTAGAGAGCGGTACGATGTCGTCATTATCGACACGCCGCCGATCATGTCTGTAACGGATGCTCAAATTGTAGCAACGCAAAGCGATGGGGTCGTTCTTGTGATCGACTCGGGAAAAGTGAAAAAAGATGTTGCCCTTAAAGCAAAAGCGTCACTTGAACATGTGAAAGCAAATCTTATCGGCGTCGTGCTGAATAAGATCAATCGAAATCATTCAGATATCTACTCTTACTACTACGGAGAAAAGACAGAAGCTTAA
- a CDS encoding Wzz/FepE/Etk N-terminal domain-containing protein encodes MELKQYWIIVKRRLLMIALIISVSCLTIGIYSSYFIKPQYEASAKLIVNQYKDSSSLIPSIDVGSINSTIGLIKTYKEILRTPRMMKRVVKQYPDLGVTYGELIGKVSVSSVNETQVMSISVRDDSYEQAAKIANAIAIVFQKSVPELMKVDNVSVLDQADPHEQHGPVAPNPKMNIAVTFMMALMVGVGISFLLDYLDDTVKTEEDIEALLEVPVLTSIPKFEERDATEHSGNATLKTNAGREQNVSFDS; translated from the coding sequence TTGGAATTAAAACAGTATTGGATCATCGTGAAAAGAAGGCTATTGATGATAGCTTTAATTATTTCAGTGAGCTGTCTAACCATCGGCATTTACTCCAGCTACTTTATCAAACCACAGTATGAAGCATCCGCTAAGTTAATCGTTAACCAGTATAAGGACAGCAGCTCGCTCATTCCGAGCATAGATGTTGGATCGATTAACTCCACGATCGGACTTATCAAAACCTATAAAGAGATTTTGCGAACGCCGCGAATGATGAAGCGAGTTGTCAAGCAATACCCGGATCTCGGTGTGACATACGGCGAGCTCATCGGCAAGGTAAGCGTAAGCTCAGTGAATGAAACACAGGTCATGTCCATATCGGTACGTGATGACTCTTATGAGCAAGCAGCAAAAATCGCGAATGCGATTGCCATCGTTTTTCAAAAATCGGTTCCAGAGCTGATGAAGGTAGATAATGTTTCCGTGCTGGACCAAGCTGATCCGCATGAACAACACGGACCCGTTGCTCCGAATCCTAAGATGAACATTGCAGTCACATTCATGATGGCATTGATGGTAGGTGTAGGCATATCCTTCCTGCTGGATTACTTGGATGACACGGTTAAGACCGAAGAGGACATCGAGGCACTGCTGGAAGTACCTGTATTAACATCGATTCCGAAGTTCGAAGAGCGGGATGCGACAGAACACAGCGGCAACGCCACGTTAAAGACGAATGCAGGGAGGGAACAAAATGTCTCGTTTGATTCCTAA
- a CDS encoding M42 family metallopeptidase: MSLPLSKQLNRDFILSQLEALLNIPSPSGYCMDIVKHLGVEAEKLGYSLEITPKGNGMITIPGVNSEKVIGITAHLDTLGAMVRSIKSDGKLRFTSIGGYNMQTVEGEYCVIHTRDGRKYEGTVLSTKASVHVYSDSREWKREEANMEIRIDELVKTKADTEGLGISVGDIISWEPRVRIFPNGWVKSRHLDDKASVAALLGLMEWFKREGNTPAHTLKLIFSTYEEVGHGSSYIPEDITEMIAVDMGALGDDLSATEQDISICAKDSTGPYDYNMTTKLIELAKRENLAYAVDIYPHYGSDASAALRGGSNIRAALIGPGVHASHGMERTHADAIVGTSALLLAYVME; encoded by the coding sequence ATGTCATTGCCACTTTCGAAACAGCTTAATCGGGATTTTATTCTTAGCCAGCTCGAAGCTTTACTGAACATTCCAAGCCCTAGCGGGTACTGTATGGACATTGTGAAGCATCTTGGAGTGGAAGCAGAGAAGCTTGGCTATTCGCTCGAAATAACGCCAAAAGGCAACGGAATGATAACCATTCCAGGCGTCAATTCAGAGAAAGTGATCGGCATAACCGCGCATTTGGATACGCTTGGAGCGATGGTTCGTTCGATCAAGTCGGATGGGAAGCTTCGCTTCACGTCGATCGGGGGCTACAATATGCAAACGGTCGAAGGGGAGTATTGCGTTATTCACACGCGTGACGGCCGGAAATATGAGGGAACGGTGTTGTCTACGAAAGCCTCTGTACATGTATACTCCGATTCGCGGGAGTGGAAGCGCGAAGAAGCGAATATGGAAATTCGCATAGATGAGCTGGTGAAAACCAAAGCAGATACAGAGGGGCTGGGCATTTCCGTAGGCGATATCATTTCGTGGGAGCCGCGAGTGCGCATCTTTCCGAATGGCTGGGTGAAGTCACGGCATTTGGACGATAAAGCAAGCGTAGCAGCACTGCTTGGATTAATGGAATGGTTCAAGCGCGAAGGGAACACACCTGCACATACACTCAAGCTGATCTTCTCGACCTACGAAGAGGTGGGACACGGAAGTTCTTATATTCCTGAGGATATAACGGAGATGATTGCGGTGGATATGGGAGCGCTGGGAGATGATCTTTCTGCGACAGAGCAGGATATATCCATTTGCGCCAAGGATTCGACTGGACCATACGATTATAATATGACGACTAAGTTAATTGAATTAGCGAAGCGTGAGAACCTAGCTTATGCTGTAGATATTTACCCGCACTACGGCTCCGATGCATCGGCTGCGCTGCGCGGCGGAAGCAATATTCGTGCGGCATTAATCGGACCGGGCGTTCACGCTTCCCATGGCATGGAACGCACACACGCAGATGCCATCGTTGGCACGTCTGCTTTGCTTCTGGCTTATGTCATGGAGTAA
- a CDS encoding effector binding domain-containing protein, translating to MEAKVITLPLLHVVGYRIESNITEFESGLGKNTYRLLVERKAEIMNRKNENVILMQIYPMNDDFDPQVDRFTNLICYEVSEQADVPVDMTSHTVTESKYVTYKHKGLESELSRSYGYVYGDWMSETGNEPKNYDFEIWDERYQPESPDNEIDLYIALK from the coding sequence ATGGAAGCTAAAGTAATAACATTACCTTTATTACATGTTGTAGGTTATCGTATTGAATCTAACATAACAGAGTTTGAGTCTGGTCTTGGCAAGAATACTTATCGATTACTCGTTGAAAGAAAAGCGGAAATTATGAATAGAAAAAATGAAAATGTGATTTTAATGCAAATCTACCCCATGAATGATGATTTTGACCCACAGGTCGATCGGTTTACGAATCTGATCTGTTACGAGGTAAGTGAACAAGCTGATGTTCCAGTAGATATGACTAGTCATACCGTGACTGAAAGTAAGTATGTTACATACAAGCACAAAGGACTTGAATCCGAGCTAAGTCGTTCGTACGGCTATGTCTATGGCGATTGGATGAGTGAAACGGGAAATGAACCCAAAAACTATGATTTTGAAATTTGGGATGAACGATATCAACCCGAAAGTCCCGATAATGAAATTGATTTGTATATTGCATTGAAGTAA
- a CDS encoding bifunctional transcriptional activator/DNA repair enzyme AdaA, with protein sequence MVKQHSETLTEERWHAILSNNAAYDGIFFYAVKTTGIFCRPSCKSKPPNKENIAIYSTAEQALSARFRPCKRCKPTGMRLPDDEWIHLAAEYIDKNYMNNLTLQVVADQCHGSPYHLHRTFKKIKHLTPVEYIQQLRVDKAKEQLTSSDLSISEIGSSVGMHNTPYFVTLFKKKTGCTPAAYRQLHKQEADSNDQTQ encoded by the coding sequence ATGGTGAAACAACACTCAGAAACATTGACCGAGGAACGGTGGCATGCCATCTTAAGCAACAATGCTGCTTATGACGGGATCTTCTTTTACGCGGTGAAAACGACAGGAATATTTTGCAGGCCATCCTGCAAATCCAAACCGCCCAACAAAGAAAATATTGCTATCTACTCTACGGCCGAGCAAGCTTTATCTGCCCGCTTTCGCCCATGCAAACGATGCAAGCCTACCGGGATGCGCCTGCCTGATGATGAATGGATTCATTTGGCTGCCGAATATATCGACAAAAACTATATGAACAACTTAACTTTACAAGTCGTTGCCGATCAATGCCACGGCAGCCCCTATCACCTGCATCGGACCTTCAAAAAAATCAAACACTTGACACCCGTTGAATATATACAGCAATTACGAGTCGATAAAGCGAAGGAGCAGCTGACATCATCCGATTTGTCCATTTCAGAAATCGGTTCAAGCGTCGGCATGCATAACACGCCGTATTTTGTAACGTTGTTTAAAAAGAAGACGGGCTGCACACCCGCAGCCTATCGGCAATTGCACAAACAGGAGGCTGATTCGAATGACCAAACACAGTAA
- a CDS encoding methylated-DNA--[protein]-cysteine S-methyltransferase — protein sequence MTKHSKPPIYWTLLTHEAWSLYVAATTEGLCFIGSQNEPIDELLQWANTRYPGTPLLENIELLQPYTIEIAEYLQGFRKQFSISFHYQGTAFQQEVWKALCDIPYGETKSYSDIAHQIQRPAAVRAVGTAIGANPILITIPCHRVIGKNGSLTGYRGGIEMKTKLLQLEKH from the coding sequence ATGACCAAACACAGTAAACCGCCCATTTATTGGACATTGCTCACGCACGAGGCTTGGAGCCTATACGTTGCAGCCACAACGGAGGGACTATGTTTTATCGGCTCTCAGAATGAACCGATAGACGAGCTGCTCCAATGGGCAAATACCCGCTATCCAGGCACCCCTTTACTAGAGAATATTGAGCTGCTCCAGCCTTATACAATTGAAATAGCTGAATACCTTCAAGGTTTCCGCAAGCAATTCAGCATCTCCTTCCACTATCAAGGAACAGCTTTCCAACAGGAAGTATGGAAAGCACTTTGCGATATTCCTTATGGGGAAACGAAGTCTTATTCCGATATTGCCCATCAAATCCAGCGGCCCGCAGCTGTTCGCGCTGTGGGCACGGCGATTGGCGCTAATCCGATCTTAATTACAATTCCCTGCCATCGCGTCATTGGAAAGAACGGATCGCTGACTGGATACCGCGGCGGCATAGAAATGAAAACAAAGCTGCTTCAGCTGGAAAAACACTAA
- a CDS encoding radical SAM protein, with the protein MTIEYLYTQPKTLLNKGTGFLTGYSHSLNPYTGCTFGCSYCYVRKMPVSLFRGAEWGTWVDIKKNAAEVFRKQFSREKSKGPVTIFMSSSTDPYQPIEYKEQITRSLLEVMVDDPPDFLFVQTRSPLVQRDIDLLLRLGEKVRVSMTVETDREDIRKHFSPNAPPIMARLKTLQLLADAGVPTQATIAPMLPSSEQFAEILRPLVERICIDDYFMGDGSSGKRTRQLGINALYEQLGLEEWYHPAAYRVVYERFKQVFSEDRIYVSQEGFEP; encoded by the coding sequence ATGACGATCGAATATTTATATACACAGCCCAAAACCTTATTGAATAAAGGAACCGGCTTTCTTACCGGCTACAGCCACTCCTTAAATCCTTATACAGGGTGTACGTTTGGCTGTTCCTACTGCTATGTGCGGAAAATGCCTGTTTCTTTATTTCGAGGCGCCGAGTGGGGAACATGGGTCGATATTAAGAAAAATGCTGCTGAAGTTTTTCGCAAACAATTTTCAAGAGAAAAGTCTAAAGGTCCGGTTACTATTTTTATGTCATCCAGCACTGATCCCTATCAGCCGATTGAATATAAGGAACAAATTACTCGGTCCTTGCTCGAGGTGATGGTTGATGACCCGCCTGATTTTTTGTTTGTGCAAACGCGAAGCCCGCTTGTTCAGCGGGATATTGATCTGCTCTTGCGACTTGGAGAGAAGGTTCGCGTCAGTATGACAGTCGAAACAGATCGCGAGGACATTCGAAAACATTTTTCACCGAATGCCCCACCGATTATGGCTAGGCTAAAGACGCTTCAACTGCTAGCTGATGCGGGCGTTCCCACTCAAGCGACGATTGCCCCCATGCTTCCAAGCAGTGAGCAATTCGCCGAAATACTGCGCCCACTCGTTGAACGCATCTGCATAGACGATTATTTTATGGGTGACGGAAGCAGTGGAAAACGAACGCGACAACTAGGCATCAATGCTTTGTATGAGCAGCTAGGTCTTGAGGAATGGTATCATCCGGCTGCTTATCGCGTCGTTTACGAGCGGTTCAAGCAGGTTTTTTCGGAGGATCGCATTTATGTAAGCCAGGAAGGCTTTGAGCCTTAG
- a CDS encoding DNA alkylation repair protein, which produces MEKTIKEQLIALKEDDFQKFTAALIPTINNVLGVRLPKLRQLAKSIASDDWRTYLKDADSEYFEEVMLQGMVIGYAQADITERLNIVAEFVPKIDNWSVCDSFCNGLKFTTDNKSAVWDFIQPYLVCDKEYEIRFGVVMLLGYYIEETYIERLLQLLDQTKRETYYVKMAVAWALSICYIKQPEATMNYLKSGANSLDEFTYNKALQKIIESYRVDQETKIIIRGMKRKKS; this is translated from the coding sequence ATGGAGAAAACAATAAAAGAACAGCTCATAGCATTGAAGGAAGACGATTTTCAGAAATTTACGGCTGCGCTTATTCCTACAATTAATAATGTATTAGGCGTTCGGCTGCCGAAGCTGCGCCAGCTGGCCAAGTCGATAGCAAGTGATGACTGGCGTACCTATTTAAAGGATGCAGATAGCGAGTACTTTGAGGAAGTGATGCTGCAGGGGATGGTCATTGGTTATGCCCAAGCGGATATAACAGAACGTTTAAACATTGTCGCTGAATTTGTTCCGAAGATAGACAATTGGTCAGTCTGTGACAGCTTTTGCAATGGGCTGAAGTTTACAACGGACAATAAGTCAGCGGTATGGGATTTCATACAGCCGTATTTGGTATGTGACAAAGAGTATGAGATACGTTTTGGCGTGGTTATGCTGCTTGGCTATTATATTGAAGAAACTTATATCGAGCGCCTCTTGCAGCTGCTTGATCAGACGAAACGAGAGACGTATTACGTCAAGATGGCGGTAGCATGGGCATTGTCGATTTGTTATATTAAGCAGCCAGAGGCTACTATGAATTATTTGAAAAGCGGTGCTAATTCTTTAGATGAATTCACCTACAACAAAGCTCTGCAAAAAATAATAGAATCATACCGCGTCGATCAAGAAACCAAAATCATAATACGCGGTATGAAACGAAAAAAAAGCTAA
- a CDS encoding DNA-3-methyladenine glycosylase 2 family protein: MQTIQTKLFDYGQAEIDYLKSVDEALGAAMSRLGKVERIIMPDLFTSLVYAIVGQLISAKAVHTIWERMQVRLGEISPSNIANQKADQIQSCGITMKKAVCIKSIAESIMQGEIRLEELNRLSDAEVIKQLMSLKGVGKWTAEMLLIHAMERPDVVSWGDIAIRRGMMKLYGLQDLTKEQFDTYRLRYSPYGSVASIYLWTLSME, translated from the coding sequence CTGCAAACCATACAAACAAAGCTTTTTGACTATGGGCAAGCAGAGATCGATTATTTGAAAAGCGTAGATGAAGCGCTTGGTGCTGCCATGTCTCGGCTCGGAAAAGTCGAACGCATCATCATGCCGGACTTATTCACTTCACTCGTTTATGCGATTGTAGGCCAGCTGATTTCAGCTAAAGCAGTGCACACCATATGGGAGCGAATGCAGGTGCGGCTTGGCGAAATATCCCCTTCGAACATAGCTAATCAAAAGGCAGATCAGATTCAAAGCTGCGGGATAACGATGAAGAAGGCCGTTTGCATAAAAAGCATTGCGGAGTCGATTATGCAAGGTGAAATCCGGCTGGAAGAGTTGAACCGCTTATCGGATGCAGAGGTAATCAAGCAGCTGATGTCCTTAAAGGGAGTTGGCAAGTGGACGGCTGAAATGCTGCTCATTCATGCGATGGAGCGCCCAGATGTCGTGAGCTGGGGAGATATTGCCATTCGCCGCGGGATGATGAAGCTGTATGGTCTTCAAGATTTAACCAAAGAACAGTTCGATACCTACCGGCTAAGGTATTCGCCCTATGGTTCAGTGGCTTCGATTTATTTGTGGACCTTGTCAATGGAGTAA
- the pgsA gene encoding CDP-diacylglycerol--glycerol-3-phosphate 3-phosphatidyltransferase has product MNLANKITIARILLIPVFILFFPIYPEWLISKSEFFLHIDTYGIYYAAALFILASATDKLDGHIARKYNQITNLGKLLDPLADKLLISAALILMVGEQMIYSWIAVVIIGREIIITGIRIVASSQKIALQADQFGKIKMVFQVVAISAVLLNHRQLSFLTAIPVDQILMYVALALTILSGANYIKNNYHLLQ; this is encoded by the coding sequence ATGAATCTAGCGAATAAAATAACGATTGCTCGTATTTTATTAATACCTGTGTTTATTTTATTTTTTCCGATATACCCCGAGTGGTTAATCAGCAAATCAGAATTTTTTCTACATATAGATACCTATGGCATTTATTATGCCGCAGCATTATTTATACTCGCTTCAGCGACGGATAAATTAGATGGACATATCGCAAGAAAATATAATCAGATTACGAATCTTGGCAAGCTGCTCGATCCGCTGGCAGACAAGCTGCTAATATCCGCCGCGTTAATATTAATGGTAGGCGAGCAGATGATTTACAGCTGGATCGCAGTTGTGATTATCGGAAGAGAGATTATTATAACGGGCATTCGAATTGTCGCCTCATCTCAAAAAATTGCCCTGCAAGCCGACCAATTCGGCAAAATTAAGATGGTCTTTCAAGTTGTTGCGATTTCAGCGGTGTTGTTAAACCATCGTCAGCTCAGCTTTTTGACAGCGATTCCTGTCGATCAAATTCTGATGTATGTTGCCTTGGCGTTGACCATCCTATCCGGAGCTAACTACATCAAAAACAACTATCACTTGCTGCAGTAG
- a CDS encoding family 10 glycosylhydrolase: protein MNEPFKPHKGSEVDMLAIHAQVEAAPEDITITLEGQRHAITAVNTIPSAEEWLVLFTSAWGESVTVPENGVAVQVGAGGLVLRVVNEAPVGFAPAWSGPTILDIPEDGYALVALDPLYAPESSRFFLSTCFRKGDRIKLRKDGAVTEHHGLAGAADHEFSLYLNHPSVYTETQTVTTVSGNVSGGNAGEFPALTINGEEAVVDEQGIFAHKLKLALGVNFVDVEIKAGNETPVARSLAIFSKSRAERKQRVILWIDQRANSGKLQSADAVRKLLERAKHAGVTDIALDVKGVEGYVSYFKNPLTSRPHMSELVNAKQDTPYPKLDLLQIFIEEGHQLGLAIHASMNVFAEGSIVRGQYAILNEHPEWEEMVYKHQDEGVIKRQRDSSAPGLVAFANPLHEKVREHQLAAFREVIAGYQVDGIILDRGRYDNETADFSPLTRSRFEAYLAERGKRLHRWPEDIFDYQGNTRIDGPLILDWWAFRAGVITSFVAEVKEMVDGHKRQTGSDVLLSAYVGSWFDTYYVNGANWASPDFQYDSRLQFQEGSVYTKDYRGTGYVRHLDFLMIGTYQDTLAEVEKYMALGNIATGGEVPVYAGISLNQMNSAKRQGEVFRSAFRYTDGLMLFDASHADWDMLDQSLKRE, encoded by the coding sequence ATGAACGAACCATTTAAGCCGCATAAAGGCAGTGAGGTTGATATGCTTGCTATCCATGCCCAAGTGGAAGCTGCGCCAGAGGATATTACGATTACATTAGAAGGGCAGCGGCACGCTATAACGGCTGTCAACACCATTCCGTCGGCCGAAGAGTGGCTTGTCTTGTTTACAAGCGCATGGGGGGAATCGGTCACTGTTCCTGAGAATGGCGTTGCGGTGCAGGTGGGAGCAGGCGGCTTGGTTTTACGCGTCGTTAATGAAGCGCCTGTCGGCTTTGCCCCGGCCTGGTCGGGCCCAACGATACTAGACATCCCTGAGGATGGTTATGCGCTTGTTGCCCTTGATCCTTTGTATGCTCCGGAAAGCAGCCGCTTCTTTTTGTCTACCTGCTTTAGAAAAGGAGACCGTATCAAGCTGCGCAAGGATGGTGCGGTGACTGAACATCACGGGCTGGCAGGCGCTGCTGATCATGAATTCAGCCTTTATTTGAATCATCCATCCGTTTATACGGAAACGCAGACCGTTACCACAGTTAGCGGTAATGTGAGCGGCGGCAATGCGGGCGAGTTTCCGGCGCTAACGATTAATGGTGAAGAGGCTGTGGTTGACGAGCAGGGTATTTTTGCCCATAAACTGAAACTGGCGCTTGGCGTCAACTTTGTTGATGTGGAGATCAAAGCGGGGAACGAAACCCCAGTTGCTCGAAGCTTAGCCATTTTTTCTAAGAGCCGTGCTGAGAGGAAGCAGAGGGTCATCCTTTGGATAGATCAGAGAGCCAACAGTGGGAAGCTGCAGTCTGCGGACGCTGTAAGAAAACTGCTGGAGCGTGCAAAACATGCAGGCGTTACGGATATTGCGCTTGACGTTAAAGGGGTGGAGGGGTACGTTTCTTACTTCAAAAATCCGCTGACGAGCCGTCCCCACATGAGTGAATTGGTAAACGCTAAGCAGGATACTCCTTATCCAAAGCTGGATTTGCTGCAGATTTTTATAGAGGAGGGGCATCAGCTTGGTCTAGCTATTCATGCATCCATGAATGTATTTGCAGAAGGCTCTATTGTACGTGGTCAATATGCGATTCTAAATGAACATCCTGAATGGGAGGAAATGGTTTACAAGCATCAAGATGAAGGCGTGATCAAACGGCAGCGAGACAGCTCGGCTCCGGGCTTGGTTGCGTTTGCCAACCCGCTTCATGAGAAGGTGCGCGAGCATCAATTGGCAGCTTTCCGGGAAGTGATTGCCGGCTATCAGGTGGACGGCATTATTTTGGACCGGGGCAGATACGACAATGAAACGGCGGACTTCAGTCCTTTGACACGAAGCCGCTTTGAGGCTTATTTGGCGGAAAGGGGCAAGCGGCTTCATCGTTGGCCAGAGGACATATTCGATTATCAAGGCAATACGAGAATAGATGGTCCGTTGATTTTGGACTGGTGGGCTTTCCGTGCAGGCGTCATTACCTCTTTTGTTGCGGAGGTCAAGGAGATGGTGGACGGTCATAAGCGACAAACGGGAAGCGATGTTTTGTTATCTGCCTACGTGGGGTCTTGGTTTGATACCTATTATGTCAACGGTGCAAACTGGGCCAGCCCGGATTTTCAATATGACAGCCGCCTTCAATTTCAGGAGGGCTCCGTCTATACCAAGGACTACCGAGGCACTGGCTATGTTCGGCACTTGGATTTCCTCATGATTGGTACGTATCAGGATACGCTGGCCGAGGTGGAGAAATATATGGCCCTTGGCAATATTGCCACAGGTGGAGAAGTTCCGGTATATGCGGGCATTTCCCTTAATCAGATGAATAGCGCCAAGCGGCAGGGTGAGGTATTCCGTTCGGCTTTCCGGTACACAGACGGGCTAATGCTGTTTGACGCCTCACATGCCGATTGGGATATGCTTGATCAGTCTTTAAAAAGAGAATAA